GTTGAATGGTGCTCAACGCGGCATCACTAGACCAAGAGTGTAGGCCAATAATTTTGAAAGTAAGCCTTCACTACTTGGAATATTGCAATCAACTATTCAATTTTATGGATTAGATAATGAGGATCTCAATGCTTATATAGCTGATTTCTTAAAAATTTGCgacaatttcaaaatgaatggTGTTACCGACGACGTCATACTACTGAGGTTATTTCCATTCACATTGAAAAATAAAACGAAAGCTTGGTTGAATTTGCTTGCACCTGGCTTAATGACATCATGGGATGAACTAGCTAAAACATTTTTAGCTAAGTATTTTCCTTTAGCTAAGACTGCTAGAATCATTAAGGAAATTGCCAGTTTTGGACAAATTGATAGTGAATCTTTGCATGAATCATGGGATATATTTAGGGAACTTCAGCGAAGTTGCCCACATCATAATCTTCTTAAAGAATTAAAGAATTGTTGATACAAACTTTTTGTAATGGAGCAAGCGAAGCAACTAAAGGCATGATAGATGCAACACCTGATGGTTCGTTGATGAAGAAGACAATTGACATAGCATTCAACTTGGTGGACGAGTTGGCTACTAACAATGGCCTATGGTCAAATGAGAGGGCGAAACAAACACTCGCCAAGGAGCAATTACCAACAGGTGTCTACTCAGTAGACCAAGTGACTGCACTCCAAGTTCAAGTTGATGTTTTGACCAAACAAATGCAAAACATGTCGGTGGCAGCTGTGCAAGCAAGTTGCGATTTATGCGGACAATTGGGGCATAATAGTTTTGAATACTTTTTGGCAGCCCCAAGTGACACCGAACAAGTGAATTTTATTGATGCACAAGGTCAAGGGAGAGGTGGAAATAACCCTTACTCTAACACGTACAATCCATGGTGGAGAAATCACCCAAATTTCTCTTGGAGCAATTCTGCCAACAATGCTCCAAGACCCGCTCAAGGATCACCCAGATTTCAAagaccaccaccaccaccacaacACCGATTGGATGCATTTGAGTCCAAATTGGACAAGTTCACGGAATCAATCACCAATCGGTTCAACATTCAAGATAAGAATCAGAAAAAGTTAGAAGAGAAGTTTGATCATATCACAAACAATCAATCATCGGCAACACATGATCTTGAGGTACACTTTGGTAGAATGGCTAATACCATGACTACCCGGAATCCAAGAAGTTTACCAAGCCGTACCAAAATTCCAAGAGATATAAAAGCGCTGACATTGATGAATGGGAAGGAATTAGAACCATCCTTTACGAATCATGAGAAAACAAATGTTCATGAAAAGGAAGTGAAGATCGAGGAGGAGCAATAAGTGGATGTTCCCCTAAAGAAATACGTTCCACCTCCACCATTTGCTCCGAAGATTCCATTCCAACAACGATTGAAGAAGTAACAAAATGATCCACAATTTGCCAATTTCTTGGACAAGGTTAAGAAATTGTAAATCAATCTCTCTTTGGCGGAGGCATTGGAGCAAATGCCCAAATACGCAAAGTTCATCAAATACATCCTGACAAACAAGAGGAAATGTACGGATGATGGCATGATCTCGTTAACAGAAAACTATAGCTCCATAATTTCTAAGAAAATCCCAACTAAATTGAAAGATCTGAGAAGTTTTACCATTCTGTGTGTAGTTAATGATATGGAATTCTCCAAATGCTTGTGTGAATTAGGAGCTAGCATTAACTTGATGCCATTATCTATATTCCAAAAGCTTTGCTTGAGTGAGGTGAAGGAAACCTCAATGCTACTCCAATTGGCAGATCAATCCATCAAACGACAGTACAATATCATCGAGGTGTACTAGTGAAAGTAGATAAGTTTATTTTCCCCGTCGACTTTGTGGTATTGGATTTTGAGGAAGATAAAATTGTCCATTGATCTTAGGTCGTCCATTCATGAATACCTGTAGAGTATTAATTGATTACATGATGGAAAATTGATTTTCAGAATAGGCGAGGACCAAGTTAAGTTTAACATAACCAGCCTAATAAAAAAACCTTTGGAGGAGGAGACATGTATGAGGGTTGATTTCACTGATGAGTGTATGATCGAAGAAAAGGATGAGGAATCCATAATCTAGGACTTAAAGAATATGAATTCAATGGACATATCTCAAGTAGAGCAGGAGTTTGAACCTCCAAGACCCGAATTACTCTTGAGAACCGACAAGCCTACAACGCCTTCTACCGAACAGCCGCCAATTATAGAGCTTAAACCTTTACCTAAATTATTAAGGTACTCCTTTTTAGGAGAAAATGACACCTTACCGATCATTATATCCAACAATTTGTCCAAACAACAAGAAGAAAGAGTCATTGATAGCGTTAGGAAAAGGATTAAAGCAATGGGGTGGCAAATTTCGGACATAGGAGTCCTAATGTAGTCTTGCATAAGATGAACCTAGCAGAGGGTAGTTCACCTCGATTGAACCTGGTCACGAAAGAGGTGGTGAAGAAGGAAATCATAATGTTGGATGCATAAATCATATATCCAATATCCGATAGTGGATGGGTGAGCCCAGTATAATATGTATCAAAGAAAGGAGGAATGACGGTAGTGGAAAGCGATAAAGGAGAAATGATCTCAACTAGGATAGTCACGGGATGGAGAGTCTGAATCGACTATCGAAAACTCAATTCCCCGGGTCGAAAGGATCATTTCCATTACCATTTATTGATTAAATGTTGGAAAGAATTGCGGGAAGAGCATACTATTTTTTTGGACAGTTATTCAGGATATAACCAAATCTTTATCTTTCCCGAAGATCAAGACAAGACCACCTTCACATGGCTGTATGGAACTTTTGCTTATAGAAGAATGCCATTCGAGTTATGTAAcatgataggagtattttactcctataattagggtcgattttactcggtttttataacgtttagtattaattttatacattatttggcatttttatgtttgatagtgtttgttagtgtttcagtggaaattaggtgaaactCGAGTATTTGGAGCTAATTTATGGTGGATTAAGTGTTggagtaaaagcgtagcttgcggacgaaggaattaaCGTCGTAAAGAAAAGATTACAAAGTCTCGAACGAAATTTGTGCAGTAAAATgatgttcccgttcgaaaaacactattctcgaacgggaaccatgaaGAAAAAGCTTGAGTCACGAACGAGAaagccattctcgaacgagactcaagaGGAAAAGGTGAAGGTACGTTCGAGAATAGGATGGGCAAACGAGAATTTTCCCTCAGTCAAGGTTTTTCCGAACGGGAAAGAGAGGTACGAACGAGAAAGAGGTGAAATTTGCCTAATCAGAATTGGACTTGGACTTAATCTCCTTTTACGACTACAATCGAAACTCCTATTTCAAATTTGATTCGTCAATCGACTTAGAAGATTCCAGAGCTTCCTcctctatataaagaccttgtaatagactagtttgaattaattagaatacattagttttattttcgttctcttaaaatagcgttttagcttctgtttctcagcagtttataagtagtttattattagtttctgcaaagaacgattgtgaagatttcaagtttaatctagacgattcttccgaaattgacaactccgatatttattgttataattatgtttaattcttcatcttcttctttgtttaatttaagcttaagcatgcgtaactaaatcctttgttcgggtattgatatgaacacttagattagttttcgaattggattaggatttattaagtgagtaaaattgtattttaattactaaaattaatgcttgaattaatttgattgcttagttcatgattttgtatttaattaactaattgagagattgttaattaaatagacataggtaattaaaaacttagaggaaaaccccgtgagagcgggttggaatttaggtagtcgttgagtttgcttcataattacaatttagttctttaattcaattttaatattgtgagagcaagttaataattgattagttaattaggttgtgattttattcgaatcgttgaggcttgagagagcgggattcggtgcattagaatagctcgattcataataaaatcactaaataaaTGTTAATCCATTcctttactagtttatttggaattatcaatccttgagctttttatcattattgtttaaacctcaatttatttatttaagttcagatttttagtttaattacttaaagttgaattaagttagattttatttagtttacataaatccatttatttttctactagccaattaaagaaaattagaaattagttgtttaattcattgttccttgtgggatcgatacttggtcttccaagttatattacttgcgcgatatcgtatacttgcgattatttgccaacataACACACCCGCCACTTTCCAGCGAGGCATGATGTCCATCTTTGCTGACATGATAGAGGATATTATGGAGGTATTCATGGATGATTTTTCAATATTCGAAGATTCTTTTGACTTATGCCTTCACAATCTTGATAAAGTTCTTCGAAAATGTGAAGAATCACATTTGGTTTTTAATTAGAAGAAATGCCACTTCATGGTTGAAGATGGAGTGGTATTAGGACACAAGATATCAAGTAGCGGTATTGAAGTTGATCGGACAAAAATAAAGATTATAGAGAAGTTACCACCACCAATTTCAATGAAAAGAGTGCATGCATTCTTAGGGCACGCAGGATTTTATCGTCGATTCATCAAAGATTTCTCTCTTATCGCTAGATCGCTTACTAATCTTTTGATTAAAGACGCCCCATTTAACTTCACCAATGAATGCGTAATTTCATTCAACAAATTGGAAAACGCACTCCTAACAGCCCCGATTATTGCATCCCCAGACTGGTCACTTCCTTTCGAGGGGATGTGTGATGCGAGCTATCAAGCTCTCGGTTGTGTACTTGGacaaaggaaagagaaaaagcTACCTATGATTTACTATGTTAGCCGTACTCTTACAGGAGAACAATTGAATTACACAACAACGAAAAAAGAGATGCTAGCAATTGTATTTACATGCGAAAAATTCCGCTCTTATCTTTTAGGATCCAAGGAAATCATATTCACTGATCATGCTGCATTAATGTACCTCTTCTTTAAGGAGGCAAAACTGAGACTGATTCGGTGGATTCTTTTATTTCATGAATTTGATTCGGAAATTAAGGACAAAAAGGGGAGTGAGAATGTAGTGGCAGATCATTTGTCACGACTAGAAGGGTTGGTGTTGAACCATGAAAATGGAATGGAAATCAAAGAAGTATTTCCAGATGAGACATTGATGAGTGTTGAAGAAATACATGTTCCATGGTACGCCGACATTGACAACTATCTTGCTTGTGGCGTTCTTACAAAAGCATTTTCTTATCAAGAACGAAAGAAATTCTTGTTTGAAGCCAAGAGATACCTTTGGGATGAGCCATTTCTATACAAGATTTGTGGTGACGAATTAATTCGCCGATGTGTGCCGAATGAGGAAGTGTTATCTATTTTAACTCAATGTCACGAGTCTCCGTACTCGGGATACTTTGCCGCTCAAAGAACGTCAGCATGAGTGGTTTCTTCTGGCCAACTCTATTTCATGATGCTAAGAAGTTTGTTAAGCATTGCGATAGATGTCAAAGAGTGGGCAATATCTCTCGAAGAGACGATATGCCCCTCACAAACATTCAAGAGGTTGAATTGTTTGATGTTTAGGGTATAGACTTCATGGGTCTTTTTCCCACTTTCTACAGTCACAAGTACATCTTGGTGGCAATTGATTATGTGTCAAAATAGGCAGAAGCTTTGGCTACACCTACAAATGATGCTAAAGTGGTTCTGAAATTTTTAAAGAAACTATGCTCTCATTTTGGAATACCTAGAGCTATTATTAGCGTTGGAGGGTCGCATTTCAAGAACCGCACAAGATTGCTACACCCTATCACCTACAAAAGAGCGGACAAGTGGAGTTATCCAATAGGAAAATcaagagaattctagagaaaaCGATGCAACACTCAAGAAAAGATTGGGCAATAAAATTATACGATGCACTATAGGCGTATTAGACCGCATTCAAAACTTCAATCGGCATGTCCTGTACAAATTAGTTTATGGAAAAGCATGCCACCTTCTAGTGGAGTTAGATTATTGAGCTTATTGGGCAATGtaatttctaaattttgatAGCAAAGAGTCCGATGCTAAGCGTCTTCTACAACTTAATCAATTGGACGAATTTCAACATTCGGCTTACGAGAGCGCACGACTCTATAAAGATCGAACGAAGAGGATACATGATGCAAACATTTCAAAGAAAGAATTCCATGAGGGAGATTatgttttgttatttaattcGCATGAGGCAAATTGAAGTCGCGATGGAGCGGACCGGTCAAAGTAAATGGGCAAAGATGCAAACAATACCTCGTTGGATTGATCAAGCTACAAGGGAAGTTTTCTCCcccacttaatttttttttatgatgaaGGATCAAGCAAAAGACCTAAAACTAGCATGTTGTGAATTTTATTTGttctgtaattttatttttatttttgtgttattttggtcATTGGTTTatcattagttttattttaattgttatttatttttactttaaaaataaaaaacaatattttttacgGGTTGCCCAGTTTGGACAGCCTGCATTTGCGGCAAAACCCAAACTGGGCAATATccaatttattttgtcttcaaTTATCCCAATTTGGGCATGTAGTCCATGTTGCTTGTTTTGCTTTCTTTTTATACATTTGTTGTATTacgtttaattttaattttaaattttgtttttattttgtttttattagagTCTTTATGTTTATCCTATATTCTTTTCATGTGCATTACATTAGAACTCTAGTGTCTAGTGTTTTGAGTTATCTGAAAAATTCAACTTTGTGAGTCCTACTAggtctcttttatttttttacactcCGTATTTATACACACTCTCTTCCTTTCTCACCTTTCAATTCTTAATTATAATTTCGATGTGTTTATTTTTCTCTCTTTAATCATAATTTTCCCGCGTGTTTTTTTGCAATGCTCGTCGTACTTTTCCCGACTACCTCAAGTCATCAAACCCGAATGAAATTGGGAGTTTGGAAAACCCAATTGAGGTGGAAAGTTCAAGCAAAAGTGAACCCGAGATTGAGGATATCATGCATGAAGATAAGTACATGGTCGAATTTGACAGTCCAAGCATCTCGTAAACGAAATTGAGAGTTTGGGAAAGCCAATTAAGGTGGAAATTTCAAGCGAAAGAGAACCTGAGATGGAGGATACCATGTATGAAGAGGAGCACATGACCGAATTTGGCGGTGTAAGCATTCCGCAAACTGAAGGAAATTGTGAGATGGTTTGTACTCATGAAGAGATTTGCGGAATTGAATGCTACGATCCCTATTACGATCTTGACGATTGGCATACTGACTATGATTTCAAGGAGCATCTCGGGGCTGAAATTATCAAGGACAAATTGGTGGTAGCGAACACAAAGTGCCCCAAGAACGCATTTAAGAAAGGAAAAGATCGTCCTGACTAGATCGAGTCCGAAAGATGAAATCTAAGTAATTCTGTCTAGTTGATTTGTGTTTAGTTTCCCGTGTCTAGTTGTTGATTGTCGGGTAAACTTGTAATTTACTCTTTAGTTTGTGTTAGTTGTTGTGTGTCGAGTAATTGTTTACTCATTAGGCTAGATTTATTTTTGGTCGAGTAAATTAGTATTTTACTCCTTTGTCGTTTTGatgtgtttaaattttaatttattaatttcttttaagtgttaattttctttattttatttaatatttaatttaaaaaaaatataattaggacTGCCTAGTTTCAGCAGTCTGCACGAGCAGATTGTCAAATCTGGGCAGTACCCAGTTTTGTAATAAACGGTGAGACTCCTTTTTTAGCCCcacaaattgaaataattaagtTTCAAACTGGGCTGTCCCAGCCCAGTTTTGAAGCTTAGAATTGAGCCTTAAAATTGGACAATGTTTAttacatattaattttaattttattctttttatgctttttgtgtgtttttttactcttatttttattttgtagtgTTATGTTTATAGATTATCTCTGAAACGGACACTGCCGGCAACCGTTCACCACCACCGATTTTCCtttgagatttgtttttctttcccTTACTCcacttaaatatttttgatttattttatatttcttcgCTTTGAGGACAATGCTtaaaatagtgtgaggagggagaaaaatattttatatcatAAGTTTTtgctttattattttattttattttattttgttaaaatctgTATTGTGTCAtcttctttttacttttttacttaGTTAGTTGTTTTGTTATTACCCAACTCCTATCTTGACTTTTGCTTGAGTGTTTTGATAGATGATACCATGCTAATTAACTTCCTTGATGGCATTGAAATGTGATTTGCGTCCCTTTTCCCGAATGATTGATGATGGATTTTAAGTCTgcttttaaatgttataagcgGGTTGAGAATGATTTCAAAGTAAAAGGGTATTTTTGTTGGCATGAATCAACATGACTAGGGTGAAACCATGATTTAGCAAAATGTTGATGTTTGACGGCATGTTTAAGCTTGATGTGAATcatgtgtttgatttttttattttggtcatTTGGTA
This window of the Mercurialis annua linkage group LG5, ddMerAnnu1.2, whole genome shotgun sequence genome carries:
- the LOC126681970 gene encoding uncharacterized protein LOC126681970, which translates into the protein MPKYAKFIKYILTNKRKCTDDGMISLTENYSSIISKKIPTKLKDLRSFTILCVVNDMEFSKCLCELGASINLMPLSIFQKLCLSEVKETSMLLQLADQSIKRQYNIIEVIGEDQVKFNITSLIKKPLEEETCMRVDFTDECMIEEKDEESII